In the Malania oleifera isolate guangnan ecotype guangnan chromosome 1, ASM2987363v1, whole genome shotgun sequence genome, one interval contains:
- the LOC131158837 gene encoding protein GRIM REAPER-like: protein MASFITEDAEDYEEYIIDTPFLNTGSLSGRFLASVVKKDTHCEVSSNICNGVSANNGASRLFCCKNHCRNVLRDRNNCGMCGHKCHFGQLCCGGKCINVGFNNLHCGKCNKACGSGVKCENGSCGYAS, encoded by the coding sequence ATGGCCTCTTTCATCACCGAGGACGCAGAAGACTATGAAGAGTACATAATCGATACCCCATTCCTCAACACTGGATCCTTGAGTGGTCGATTTTTAGCGAGTGTTGTAAAGAAAGATACACATTGTGAGGTTAGTAGCAACATATGCAATGGGGTTTCTGCGAACAATGGTGCTAGCCGTCTCTTTTGCTGTAAGAATCATTGCCGGAATGTCCTGCGAGATAGAAACAACTGTGGAATGTGCGGGCACAAGTGTCATTTTGGTCAACTTTGTTGTGGTGGCAAATGCATCAATGTTGGTTTCAACAATCTTCATTGTGGCAAGTGCAACAAAGCTTGTGGCTCGGGAGTTAAATGTGAGAACGGTTCATGCGGATATGCATCTTGA